Part of the Chanos chanos chromosome 5, fChaCha1.1, whole genome shotgun sequence genome, CATCCTGATATTTTCCATCCTGAtcatattcatttatatttatgacATTTATGAGGCCCTGTGGTACATGTTTCAGTCTGACAGATTTAGCTCACAGCTTTATGTGAGATTCAGTGGTATCACAGCCTCAACCCTCAGTCCTGGCTCTTTAACCTATGCATACACTGTCAGAATAATATGTTTATTCATAGTGCCAGTAAATGTTATTATTTCTATCACAGCAAAGGTTTAATTATAGATGAGATAGACCGATTTGGTTCTCTGGATGAGGAGAGAATATGACAGACTGATGGGTCACTCTCTTATGTCACCAGCGATGGCCTGAATATTCTATCTAACAAACCACATAACGAGGGAAAGATCATCACAGGCCCACTCGGCTTTGATCTCTGGGACACACTTTGGGCAGCCCTGAAATAGCCACTCATCTGTTCTTCAGTTACATCAAAAATCACATCTCATCAGTTTAATTAAAGTTGGTTAGCAGTATGAACTGATCTTAGAACAGCTGAATAAATTCTCTTTACAGCGTCAGTTTGAAATTGATGAGAAAACTGTTTGGTCTTTTATTCCTCCATTTCTGGATCTAGTTGAGATTGAATAAGTTGTAATAAAAGTTTCAGTGGCACTTTGTTCAAAGTTGTAACTTATTCAAAAATCAAACACCATCATGTTATTTGGGAAAGAACAACTCACTCCTCAGTAGGGCTGTCTCTTTAAACAAAATTTCCCACTCAACGTTCATATTcaaaaatgaatattcattCAGATATATCTGAATATTTGCTATGATTATGGTAATTTGCTTTAACCCTTACTTTATTCTGGTATTCACTGTACGTTTGAAATGCTTAGTGATTTAACATTAATTAACTTTGTCATTCTATTCAAACAGAATGTGTAGATTTGATTATGAGATTAACTCAAAACGCCTGTCAGTCTCAACATATACCCTCTTTACTATTAAACAATATTCTTATTAGTAGCTCTGATGGTGATGTGTGTCAGATATAAGGAGCTGATGTCCTGTGAGTGAATGCATATGACAGAGTGTAACTCTGTCACGGTGAAGACCTGCTCCTGCAGTCCACACCCTTATGACCACTCTAATCTGTTCCCTCAGGTCTGCTTTGGCACCATTATTCATAAAACAGCAATAATCATCAATGGTTATATTAACAAAAGAGGCCAATTCTGTGTCCTTTTGGAACAAATACAGTGCATGCTAATATTTTAACAGGTGTAATCAGTATTTCATAATTTGACTTAATGTGTCTCACAATGCcttgtgatggactggcaacctgtccagggtgtttccccgcctttcgccccttgaacgctgggataggccccagcacccccctccccaccccccaccccaagccTAATTAGgttaagtggctttgaaaatgagtgataGAATGAATGTATGTCTAGCAATGTCTTTGCGAACTCCTGTTCAAATCCTTATAATGTTTCTTTAATtacagagtgagtgtatgtgagctggATCTTAGGTGAGAGTATTAGACTATCTCACAATGTCCTGGCTTTGCTGACCCATTAGAAAATGCTTTGTGAGTATatcatctgttcattcatctttctttctgtcttctctttcttttctctcctccagaggagcagagtgtTGGTTGTCACTCTGCTGAGGGTTTGAGTGTCAGTGCGTCAGCTCAGACTGGAGGTCACATCACAGCAccagttctctcacacacaacagttacTGGAAATATTACAGTTATAACTAATGTTTCTGGTGAGGatggtgttttttctctctccttttctcataGCAGGAAAATCATGACAGATTTGAAATTAAATTTTACCTTCTTTGAAAATTAATGATCTGCTAATTGATATAGTGTCATTATTTTAGACCATGACAATAACCTCAGAAGTAGATGTTATATTAAACAAGTATTACTGCATTTCTACAGGAAGCAGTAACCCcccagacacccacacacagagcccagGTAAGGCCCACACTCAGTTCAAGGTGACAAACTAACAGTGCGTCTTTGTGAATGAACAGTTATAAAACTAAATGGCTCTGGTTGAGAGGAGAAACTGTTATGAGTGTGACTGGTGGGTTTATAAGCACTGACTGTGATGGTCTGTGAACCTGTAGCCAGGTGTCAGTTAAAGGCCATGGTGCAGGTAagactctctccctcagcctcaAAGCACCTGCTGCAGATTGTGCTAGAATTTCATCCCTTTAGCCAACTTGCTACTGCTCCatatgacacatacacacattcaaagttTTGACAAAACGTTTGCTACCAACTCTTAAATAACAGTTACTCTTCGGTAAAATGAGAGATGCTCAATTAACAAACTAAGGGTCGCCTGATACGGTTCTTTGAGAGGCGATAAAGATGCTGACTGTTAAGTAATCAAGAAGACCGATACTTAGGGCCGATATTTATTGATGGCACACATAACACTTTTATTGTCAAAATGTACATGTGGAGTAATACAAACTACGACACAAAGCTTCCTTATAATATAGTATAATATTCCTTCCTTATAATATAGTATAATATTCCTATTCTGATTAGCGGCCAGAATGATAAATGCTCAACTGCTATAATATATTGAATGTCtgaattacatttacagttaaatCAGCGATGCTGACAGTATGCAATTTAACGCTAGTGTATtctcaattatttattttatatatatatatatatatatatatgtgtgtgtgtgtgtgtgtgtgtgtgcatttcagtgttaaatggaaatgaatggTCAGATTTTATTGAGCAGAACAGAATATATTTGTACCAGGTATATGTTGTTGATAACTGCAAAACCAACTTATTTTTTGTAGACCTGACCTCAGTGAGCATCAAGTATAAGGAGTTGGTcagatgtgtgtatgcgtatgtgacAGAGTATAACTCCCTCCCTGGTGAAAATGTGCTGCTGGCTGACCGCTACACTGAGCTGCTGatcattcagagacacagagaacagagtgaaagagagacagagattcgCTCCAGAGGAGAGCAGTTCTTCAGTGCAAGAGACAGTGAAAAGTACAGCAGCATCACTGTGGACCAGTTTTTCTGTCCAGATGATCATGGACTCATTCCAAAAGCAGTTGTTCTCCAGGGAAACTCTGGAAATGGCAAATCCTTCACTGCTCTGAAGATTATGTTAGACTGGGCATCTGGTAAATTCTATGCagacaattttgattttatttttcacctgAAGTGTAAAGAGATGAACCAAATTTCTGGAGAGAAGAGTCTGGTGGAGCTCCTGAGATACAGTCAGAGTTTAACACCAGCACAGATCTCACAGATATTACAGCACTCACCAGAGAGAGTTCTCTTCCTCATAGACGGCTTTGATGAACTCAAACTCTCACAAGACAACATGTCCAACCTGTCACTGCCCACTGATATCCAAACTCCAGCCTCACCTGTGTCCACTCTGAAAGCCCTGATGAGTGGACACCTGCTGTCTGAGTCCTTCCTGCTGGTCACCACCAGGTctacagccacagacacactgagcaaGCTGCTCAAAAAACAACCCCAGCGTTTCACAGAGATTATGGGCTTCTCTgagaggggggtggaggagttCTTCCAGAGGTTCTTTAAAGATGATCAGCTCTTACAGACACAGGCATATGAGCATGTGAAGGCAAATGAAACCCTCTTCACTGCCTGCTTCATTCCTGTGATCTGCTGGATCATCTGCACAGTTTTcagggagagacacaaagaTGGTATAgtattaaaaaatgaatcagaATCAACCACCTCCATATATGTTGACTTTGTGTCCACTCTGCTGGATCACCACTGCCAGGGTTTGAGTCAGTCTGTCCCCAGCCTGCTGAGGAGTCTGGGCcagctggcagagagagggatggtggaACAGCAAGTCCTGTTTGATAAGAAAAGTGTATCTGAAATCGTCTCAGATCCTGTTAACATTCCATTCCTGTGCAAATTTCTCTTTAAGAGAAAAATCCGCCAAGAGACAATGTTCAGTTTCATGCATCTCAGCTTTCAGGAGTTCTTCACTGCTCTTTACTATGTACTAATGAGTGAAGAGGAGTCCCAGAAGGCAGTCAGAAATCTTCTTCAATCTTTAGACGGAGCACAGCATGAACTGAAGAAAAATGCTAAACTGCACCTCCTGCCAGTGATCCAGTTTCTCTGTGGTCTGTCTAATAAGGAAGTGAGCAACTCTCTCACAGAGGCAAACAACCTCCCTGTTTCTCCAACTATAAAAGCACTGTTGAAGAAATGGATCCTGCCTTTCGATAGAAGTAGGAACCAGCCTGCTTGGTTGAATTGTGCCCAACCGTGTCCCGGACCCAACTTCAGTGAGCACAGGGGGATTTTCATTCTCCACTGTCTCTATGAGCTCCATGATGAGGACTTTGTGAGGAAAGCTATGGAGAGCTGGGGAAACATTAATCTTTCTTGTATTCCCCTGAAGAGGACAGACTGTTGGGTGCTGCAGTACTGTCTACAATTCTGTCCTCACATCAGGAGACTCTTTCTCAAACGCTGTGGTCTGACACCAGAGAAACTGAAGATTCTTCAGCCTGCAGTGTGCAGGAGTGAGATGTTAGAGTGAGTACCTCTGTACAGAGCGACATGTCTTTCATACACCTCTAGAGAGCTCCCACCTGACAAGACTGAGTACTTCACCACacataattatatttttcaCATGGACAACCATCTTTACGCTCTGTACATAAACAATTTTTAGTTTTTAGGGATTTGGAATTTAATGAAGAATTCATGAATTGAGATTTTGAATCTATGGGTTCTTGCAGTGATCCCTGACATTTTGATTCTGAAGGTTAGAGGTGGAGGACCTGTCAGATGATGATGTTGGTGTTTTGGTCTCAGCTCTAGGACATGGAAAGGACCTAAGGCAACTGAAGTAATCATTTTTTATATAGTCCTAACATATCAGAAATATCAACCCATCACGCTACAACCATTAGCCCCacagctatctatctatctatctatctatctatctatctatctatctatctatctagctagctagctagctagctagctagctagcaatacttactctgtgtgtgtgtgtgtgtgtgtgtgtgtggatggatgggtgtgtgtgtgtgtgtgtgtgtattgagtccttttatttgtttaattccCGTAGACTCGTAAACAGCGTCCTGTCAGATCACAGTGTGCAGCAGGTCCTCAGTTCTCTCAACAAACAAAGGTCATTaggttttgtttctctcacgGTGAAGATCATCACTACCAGCACTGCTGTCATGATCACAGAGTTTTTCCGGGATAAAACAATAATGAAGAAAATGAGGTAACAGTCATTTCACCCCATAAAGGACAAGGAATGACACCTGAGTGTTTCCTCCTGTAGTTCTGTTCTTCTACTCAAAATGTGTCTCTTAATTGCTCTTCACTGCTTTGGTAGATGATACTAATCTTTCTGAATCATATTAAGATGATTTAGTTCATTCCTCTGTATaagcatgtgctgtgtgtgttctctgaatgaATGTTGTGTCTGGTATGTCTGTCTAACTCTCTAAAAGCAGCACTATGATGGTCAATCAGCTGCTTGGTCAGatcattcagaaaacacatttacagtatCTGACTAACAACAGGATTTATTAATGACTGTATATGACATAGAGAAGAGCCTGGAtatggagagagatgtgttcattactgactgtgtttggttgactctgtgttcattcgTGACTGTGTTTagctgactctgtgttcattattgactgtgtttagttgactctgtgttcactactgactgtgtttagttgactctgtgttcattactgactgtgtttagttgactctgtggtcattcgtgactgtgtttagttgacacTGTGTTCATTATtaactgtgtttagttgactctgtgttcattactgactgtgtttagttgactctgtgctgattactgactgtgtttagttaactctgtgttcattactgactgtgtttagctGACTCTGTGCtgattactgactgtgtttagctGACTCTGTGCtgattactgactgtgtttggttgactctgtgctctgattgacagtgttaaggggtgtgtgtgtgtgttgttagttGTGGttagttgactctgtgctgattactgactgtgtttggtc contains:
- the LOC115811287 gene encoding NACHT, LRR and PYD domains-containing protein 3-like, with translation MTGCKVCIIMIREFDEQLDGLLSFLHSVPGLKEVHMTVWRLTESYAARILSLIQTCPSLQDISFKAVEYEEGLLLEEGIRLLQHSQIRPDCTLTVEGLRCTKPTDQCTKLKHRKLTCNQRVKLQFYLTSVSIKYKELVRCVYAYVTEYNSLPGENVLLADRYTELLIIQRHREQSERETEIRSRGEQFFSARDSEKYSSITVDQFFCPDDHGLIPKAVVLQGNSGNGKSFTALKIMLDWASGKFYADNFDFIFHLKCKEMNQISGEKSLVELLRYSQSLTPAQISQILQHSPERVLFLIDGFDELKLSQDNMSNLSLPTDIQTPASPVSTLKALMSGHLLSESFLLVTTRSTATDTLSKLLKKQPQRFTEIMGFSERGVEEFFQRFFKDDQLLQTQAYEHVKANETLFTACFIPVICWIICTVFRERHKDGIVLKNESESTTSIYVDFVSTLLDHHCQGLSQSVPSLLRSLGQLAERGMVEQQVLFDKKSVSEIVSDPVNIPFLCKFLFKRKIRQETMFSFMHLSFQEFFTALYYVLMSEEESQKAVRNLLQSLDGAQHELKKNAKLHLLPVIQFLCGLSNKEVSNSLTEANNLPVSPTIKALLKKWILPFDRSRNQPAWGIFILHCLYELHDEDFVRKAMESWGNINLSCIPLKRTDCWVLQYCLQFCPHIRRLFLKRCGLTPEKLKILQPAVCRSEMLELEVEDLSDDDVGVLVSALGHGKDLRQLKLVNSVLSDHSVQQVLSSLNKQRSLGFVSLTVKIITTSTAVMITEFFRDKTIMKKMSVMVKNSIESLCSSLRVSVTQGDFCLSLGEAAWNSSEISSPQTEPSLSGISLTCPHSQISNINWNRFIQIIYKIKLSNENCPEFDVQFNALLSFLNSVPGLKEVDLTVNRLTESWAARILSLIQTCPSLQDISVEVNKNSVENLCSSLRVSVTNGDFSCPEFDEQFDALLSFLNSVSGLKEVDLYVNGLTESWAARILSLIQTCPSLQDISYST